GAGTGTTCCACTGCATTAAATCGGTCTTTCCCTACATGAAGAAGAAGGGAGGCAAAATTATTAACTTATCTTCTGCATCCATCCTGGAAGGCGTGCCGGGTATGCCCCACTATGTCGCATCGAAAGGAGCCGTGATGGCCTTGACCAGATGTATGGCACGTGAACTTGGCGATTTCAATATAAACGTAAATACAATTGCTCCCGGCTTTACCCACTCGGAAGGAGGAGATAAGTTCGATCACAACAAGGCATTGCCCCTGCCTCCTCTTGATGAACTGCAACTACAGGGTCGGTGTCTCAAAAGACCTGGTGTCCCGAAAGACTTAGTAGGACTTGCGCTCTTTCTCGCAACTGATGACAGCGCTTTTATTACAGGCCAGATGATAGTACATGATGGCGGCCTGTCGCTTTATTAAAGATATTAATGTAAAATGGGGATCATTCTTCCCGTGTTTTGAAGGACTGATACCAATTCGGATTC
Above is a window of Pseudomonadota bacterium DNA encoding:
- a CDS encoding SDR family oxidoreductase, translating into MRLKGKVAIITGASQGIGAAFAVGFAKEGAKIVIADISDGSKTAKSVLKAGSEALFVKTDVSKEQECLAMAKAAFDSFGHIDILINNAAMFANIVLKPFTELSSEEFKHIVEVNTSGVFHCIKSVFPYMKKKGGKIINLSSASILEGVPGMPHYVASKGAVMALTRCMARELGDFNINVNTIAPGFTHSEGGDKFDHNKALPLPPLDELQLQGRCLKRPGVPKDLVGLALFLATDDSAFITGQMIVHDGGLSLY